In Maniola jurtina chromosome 2, ilManJurt1.1, whole genome shotgun sequence, the following proteins share a genomic window:
- the LOC123873202 gene encoding putative WEB family protein At1g65010, chloroplastic isoform X1 translates to MHHLYPLAKGDPLCPLGFHPQTRWPTRCKRCFRDYKEHGGRKKEDDFTSSTPSLSSWNSPSSRTREDDSADVGKATRGWASSSNLSSESSKKDAFSTGFSRTSTSWTSTPDLGANEGDTSTAITVNLKLPKRRSTGPLPSLDTGQNTETVTVRRPSPSPPPPAVHSTAVITINKNDSLAERVRKMQLIKAQSSFDKESSLEKERERRSTSRSKEEEKSTRQKEERSSVKEDVNFLMQVKSNRASTNSKPPKRGGPTTKEDASDDEVSTVGTNTTDTETTLIDPNIKDYQDQIENLKGEVDLLRKRCERVEKEKSDILLRRLANIDTTNKYSTGRSSEVLKLQQKVNELTAQNEDLRDEKKHLTLRIKEIEVELDSRPSIDAQTRQIEQLRAKLLAAETLCEELMDENEDMKKELRDLEEEIEEMQDNFREDQADEYSSLRRELEQTIKNCRVLSFKLKKTERRAEQLEQEKADQEKKLLEIVGGAEGLQRENRIKELEKEVARSNEVALRLQRELAEANAKLATASGAPPANVKKQALSDGKVSRSSLTRGGSQEDPAQLLRDLQDSLEREADLREQLRNAEEEASRYRRRFAGKQIPPLPKDPSPSTLHLATNLAANVEEDKYINQILEMQHALERNLSSLDISKLTVGINQTVQSPQDLITSYSEGCQTDVVLYHEVATDTKKLTLDSCLLVNIPCSDMYSQTEVAFVKNKSIQTDLLLLNSYAQTNKINTRNTFTQFNNIQIDKCIQIKNTEVELIQNEHKIFDEKGTLTEISGMLVSEDKAETSTKKIRNKSDSPPLSSDRVAAGSSNQIQFPFALFNPLAARLPIVGRKLSPTPPTNRLAIEAPNEKDEGISDEEDPAELRLLLELNEQEAAVLRKKVEELELDRDSLKKQVKELTEKISSVTTKPNVHSTVNLRKNTAKNSNLAEEKVKVLEDEIAELRKKLIEKERDCERLHAELSLTQKKPKASLIKSKSLDANDQQNVDLKRQLQVIEQEASVLRAKTQSLEADNEKLQAENKKLQLLKNTKTLRTEKSFDLNTSKISKLETELKDALTKIKDLENNKDKEDKSDKKVRFGEMAKKDNDTLKVKQDELDKLKLSFNKLEKEKAKLQTTLKELKEDAIKKFKPRTPKKVTDITTKLQMKRMVEELENEIGELYVIMKNAGLTSQEINAKGQLEKDVENIKSKLSKSETEFTNEKNRLQSEIVKLKDLNAKLETEKNTFIDKCKSLETDHSKVVSECKSLTEDKNGLETQIAKLNADIKKNNSQQTAMSDCMKKIEDLKKEMDVKDKEIDKLKKQIDALTKTEQDKSKLLKEVGDKTKKIGELEKKLKEAEDKCKRNEKLLATRKDKVAKLEKELSEEKEQAEALASSKRRMSVEFTSEKDEIQTKLFKSESKLITLESDIKEMKSDYENKISNLESTIAAKDNHIKQLEDALRETSNQKYDEALSSVEIAQLKEKYDRVSKELTEKSEELMSVKTELSNNEKALSVLKTEVAQLKSDIAKIENEKKDLENKLKAEKKESHYWEQKASESDTDLQAERKKCDRMRANHDKDIKNKEAELATLKGKLKVLEQTSGAGAKRLTELKQEHEETVKKLEHSLALEKAEYEELTGKYELLEEEHVVTKARLTVEKEKAQSDLMLVQNELSKTLEELKTLQDNYESESSAWIKEKSELQKEISSLQERLCGGGWEVERARLTARLDQLERDLRSSKEAHDMLSHHHDVVKKELEEARKKLEDYEKVSKVHRTLTADNVVLERELAALNTRLEEADKARKNEIAVIKTRYEAQMNTMRDELKSLHNQVSRFRRERDNYKQMLDSAQKSMMETKNGDKRVQRNSISSTDEEEYRNKVAILEQQLACAEDELCEARLLSSKLNTELISERSTAEVRLAEMQSRLNEYEEERLLSSGRARVAGLATRMELAWHKERDEQQRLLHETSTLARDLRQTLFEVEREREKERLDMKRRIDQLKRTTEEETEEAKKKVTELQCDLLELRDAHAKLRTANEKLRRDKERHDRDRDQNKMLVVSLKRAQQEDDRVITQLLETIDDLMKQSPDLFPNEPPVKPEKSLMTPTPPRRNRSSKSRSRSATPENMEARAASDAAATAARLRRLTDELRASRIAERQRRQQANPRRAMSTEPRDTLSVTPASRTPSRVPSLKKRSISLEQTTKEQSAIWKSVDDSSVSSMQSLDGDSDMRLFTMQRDASLDSRLSGGSAQSDVLPSEKKKKKGLFGKLKNLTKSRSIDDHVDSDVVDFRPIGTVSQGSDSDMSAAGSKRDLRGRLSGMFSRKQVSRGNSKELSPERPASAASSTAGASGTKPILRNASATTLPAKLNESPSSRASSVTPATKRKGK, encoded by the exons GACACGTGAAGATGATAGCGCAGACGTGGGGAAGGCTACCCGCGGCTGGGCCTCCAGCTCAAATCTCAGCTCAGAGTCATCCAAGAAAGACGCCTTCTCCACGG GGTTCAGTAGAACCAGTACATCGTGGACGTCGACGCCGGACTTGGGGGCTAATGAAGGCGACACTTCAACCGCTATTACAGTCAACCTCAAGTTGCCCAAACGTAGAAGTACAGGGCCCCTACCTTCTTTGGACACGGGTCAAAATACAG AAACGGTGACAGTTCGTCGACCGTCCCCATCCCCGCCACCACCTGCCGTACACTCCACCGCTGTGATCACAATCAATAAAAACGACTCCCTAGCCGAGCGGGTGCGAAAG ATGCAGTTAATCAAAGCTCAAAGTAGTTTCGACAAAGAATCTAGTTTAGAAAAAGAAAGGGAAAGACGAAGTACGTCAAGAagcaaagaagaagaaaaatctACACGACAAAAGGAAGAAAGAAGTAGTGTAAAAGAGGACGTTAACTTTTTAATGCAG GTAAAAAGCAATCGCGCCAGTACCAATTCCAAACCTCCCAAACGTGGAGGCCCTACTACTAAAGAAGATGCATCTGACGATGAAGTTAGCACAGTAGGCACCAACACCACCGACACTGAAACAACTCTTATCGATCCCAATATTAAGGATTATCAG GACCAAATCGAGAACTTAAAAGGAGAAGTAGACCTTTTAAGGAAACGTTGTGAGCGAGTAGAAAAAGAgaaaagtgatattttgttGAGACGATTAGCAAACATCGACACAACAAACAAATATTCCACCGGCCGTTCTTCAGAAGTGCTAAAACTACAGCAAAAAGTAAACGAACTGACCGCGCAAAATGAAGATCTTAGAGATGAGAAGAAACATCTGACTCTAAGAATAAAGGAAATTGAGGTTGAACTTGAT TCTCGGCCATCGATAGATGCTCAAACGCGACAAATAGAACAGCTTAGAGCAAAGTTGTTAGCAGCTGAAACTCTGTGCGAAGAGCTGATGGACGAGAATGAAGACATGAAGAAGGAATTACGCGACTTGGAAGAAGAAATCGAAGAGATGCAAGACAACTTTAG GGAAGATCAAGCAGATGAATATTCTTCACTGAGGAGAGAATTGGAGCAAACAATAAAGAATTGTAGGGTTTTGTCCTTTAAGTTAAAAAAGACTGAGCGTAGAGCTGAACAGCTTGAGCAAGAGAAAGCTGATCAGGAGAAAAAGCTTTTAGAG ATAGTAGGCGGCGCAGAGGGTCTTCAGCGTGAAAATCGCATCAAGGAACTTGAAAAAGAGGTAGCGCGTTCAAATGAAGTAGCACTACGTTTGCAACGAGAACTAGCAGAAGCTAACGCCAAACTCGCCACTGCTTCGGGGGCTCCGCCCGCTAATGTAAAGAAGCAAGCATTGAGTGATGGA AAAGTATCTCGGTCGTCACTGACGCGGGGCGGCAGCCAAGAGGATCCTGCGCAGCTACTGCGCGACTTGCAAGACTCCCTCGAACGGGAAGCAGATCTAAGAGAACAACTGCGGAACGCTGAAGAAGAG GCAAGTCGATACCGACGACGGTTCGCAGGCAAACAGATTCCACCGCTACCGAAAGATCCATCGCCATCAACGCTTCATCTCGCTACTAATCTTGCTGCCAATGTTGAAGAAGATAAATATATTAACCAAATACTAGAAATGCAACATGCACTAGAACGAAATTTATCCTCTTTAGATATAAGTAAATTGACTGTCGGTATAAATCAAACAGTTCAATCGCCACAAGATCTTATAACATCATATTCCGAAGGCTGTCAGACCGATGTTGTTCTGTATCACGAAGTAGCTACGGATACTAAGAAACTGACCCTAGATTCATGTTTACTAGTTAATATCCCGTGTTCAGATATGTATTCGCAAACAGAGGTTGCCTTTGTTAAAAACAAGAGCATCCAAACCGATTTATTGCTGTTAAATTCTTACGCGCaaaccaataaaataaacacGAGAAACACTTTTacacaatttaataatattcaaatagataaatgtattcaaataaaaaacacgGAGGTAGAACTAATACAAAATGAGCACAAAATATTTGATGAAAAAGGTACATTAACTGAAATATCTGGCATGCTTGTTTCAGAAGACAAAGCAGAAACAAGtactaaaaaaattagaaataaatCTGATAGTCCACCTCTTTCCTCTGATAGGGTTGCAGCAGGCTCTTCAAACCAAATACAATTTCCTTTCGCTTTATTCAATCCGTTGGCAGCAAGGTTACCcattgtag GTCGAAAGCTATCTCCAACCCCACCTACAAATAGACTTGCTATTGAGGCCCCTAATGAAAAAGATGAAGGAATATCCGATGAGGAGGATCCAGCAGAGTTGAGGCTTCTACTAGAACTTAACGAGCAG GAAGCCGCCGTTTTACGAAAAAAAGTGGAAGAATTAGAACTTGACAGAGATTCTCTAAAGAAACAAGTTAAGGAATTGACAGAAAAAATTTCCAGTGTCACTACTAAACCGAATGTCCATTCCACAGTTAACTTGCGCAAAAATACTGCAAAGAACAGTAACCTAGCAGAAGAAAAAGTTAAG GTGCTCGAAGATGAAATTGCTGAACTAAGGAAAAAGCTCATAGAAAAGGAAAGGGATTGTGAAAGATTACACGCGGAGCTTAGTCTTACTCAAAAGAAACCCAAAGCATCGCTCATAAAAAGCAA ATCTTTAGATGCAAATGATCAACAGAACGTAGATTTAAAACGACAACTTCAAGTAATAGAGCAGGAAGCAAGTGTACTTAGAGCTAAAACTCAAAGTTTAGAAGCTGACAATGAAAAATTACAAgctgaaaataaaaagttacag CTActcaaaaatactaaaactttAAGGACAGAGAAATCATTTGACCTAAACACAAGTAAAATAAGCAAACTTGAGACTGAATTAAAGGACGCACTGACCAAAATTAAGGATCTAGAAAATAACAAAGATAAGGAAGACAAATCTGACAAGAAAGTACGATTTGGTGAGATGGCTAAAAAGGATAACGATACACTTAAAGTAAAACAAGATGAATTAGATAAATTAAAACTTAGCTTTAATAAG ttagaGAAGGAGAAAGCCAAATTGCAAACCACTTTGAAGGAGTTGAAAGAGGAtgcaattaaaaaattcaaacctAGGACGCCTAAAAAGGTGACTGATATCACAACAAAATTACAAATGAAGAGAATGGTTGAAGAACTTGAAAATGAAATTG gtgaGTTATACGTAATCATGAAGAATGCAGGGCTTACGTCCCAAGAAATCAATGCTAAAGGACAACTAGAGAAagatgttgaaaatattaaatcaaaactgtcAAAAAGTGAAACTGAATTTACAAATGAGAAGAATCGCTTACAAAGTGAAATTGTAAAACTAAAAGACTTGAATGCTAAATTAGAAACAgagaaaaatacttttattgatAAATGTAAATCTCTAGAAACTGACCATAGTAAAGTAGTATCTGAATGCAAATCATTGACTGAAGATAAAAACGGCTTAGAAACCCAAATAGCAAAACTGAATGCAGATATCA aaaaaaataattcacaaCAAACAGCGATGTCAGACTGTATGAAGAAAATTGAAGATCTAAAGAAGGAAATGGATGTCAAAGACAAAGAAATTgacaaattgaaaaaacaaatagATGCGTTAACCAAAACAGAACAGGACAAAAGTAAATTGCTCAAAGAG GTGGGagataaaactaaaaagataGGTGAGCTAGAAAAGAAATTGAAAGAAGCGGAAGACAAGTGCAAGCGAAATGAAAAATTACTCGCCACACGTAAAGATAAAGTTGCCAAATTAGAAAAAGAG CTTTCTGAAGAAAAAGAACAAGCTGAAGCATTAGCAAGTTCAAAACGACGAATGTCTGTTGAATTTACGAGTGAAAAGGATGAAATACAAACAAAGCTTTTTAAATCTGaaagtaaattaattactttagaGTCAGAcataaaagaaatgaaatcagattatgaaaataaaatttctaaCTTGGAATCTACCATAGCCGCCAAAGACAATCATATAAAACAACTG GAAGATGCTCTACGTGAAACATCTAACCAGAAGTACGACGAAGCACTATCATCAGTTGAAATCGCTCAACTTAAAGAAAAATATGATCGGGTTTCTAAAGAACTTACCGAAAAGTCAGAAGAGTTGATGTCTGTTAAAACAGAACTCAGTAATAATGAAAAGGCTTTATCCGTTCTTAAAACAGAAGTTGCACAACTTAAGTCTGATATAGCTAAAATTGAAAATGAGAAAAAGGATCTAGAAAATAAATTGAAAGCTGAGAAAAAAGAAAGCCATTATTGGGAACAGAAAGCATCTGAATCTGATACTGATttacag GCTGAAAGAAAAAAATGCGACCGTATGCGGGCTAATCACGACAAAGATATTAAGAATAAAGAAGCAGAACTAGCAACGCTTAAAGGAAAACTTAAAGTTTTAGAACAAACCTCAGGTGCTGGTGCTAAACGATTAACTGAGCTTAAACAAGAGCACGAGGAGACGGTTAAAA AATTAGAACATTCATTAGCCCTTGAAAAGGCAGAATATGAAGAGTTAACAGGTAAATACGAATTGTTAGAAGAAGAACATGTAGTCACAAAAGCAAGGCTTACTGTTGAAAAGGAAAAAGCGCAGAG TGACCTAATGCTTGTACAAAATGAGTTAAGTAAAACTTTAGAGGAGCTTAAAACGCTTCAAGACAATTATGAAAGTGAATCATCGGCTTGGATTAAGGAGAAGTCTGAATTACAG AAAGAGATTTCTTCATTGCAAGAGCGTTTATGTGGCGGTGGATGGGAAGTGGAGCGAGCAAGGCTCACAGCACGTCTTGATCAGCTTGAACGTGATCTACGTTCATCTAAGGAGGCACATGATATGCTTTCACATCACCACGACGTCGTTAAAAAAGAA TTGGAAGAGGCCCGAAAGAAACTTGAAGATTATGAGAAAGTAAGCAAAGTTCATAGAACACTGACAGCTGATAATGTTGTGTTAGAGCGCGAACTTGCAGCGCTGAATACAAGGTTAGAAGAAGCGGACAAGGCAAGGAAAAACGAAATAGCTGTAATTAAAACGCGGTACGAAGCACAGATGAAcacaatgagagacgaactgaAATCATTACATAACCAG GTGTCGAGATTCAGGCGAGAGCGAGATAATTACAAGCAAATGTTAGATTCAGCTCAAAAGTCGATGATGGAAACTAAAAATGGTGACAAAAGAGTACAAAGGAATTCAATATCGAGTACGGATGAG GAGGAGTACCGAAACAAAGTGGCAATACTGGAACAACAGCTGGCGTGCGCGGAAGACGAACTGTGCGAAGCCCGCCTTCTTTCATCCAAGCTTAACACCGAGCTCATCAGCGAACGATCCACCGCCGAAGTCCGTCTCGCTGAAATGCAGTCAAGACTTAATGAG TACGAGGAGGAAAGACTGCTGTCATCTGGGCGAGCGCGCGTGGCCGGGCTCGCGACGCGCATGGAGCTGGCGTGGCACAAGGAGCGCGACGAGCAGCAGCGCCTGCTGCACGAAACCTCCACGCTCGCCAGGGATCTGAGACAAACACTCTTCGAG GTAGAACGAGAAAGAGAAAAAGAGAGACTAGATATGAAGAGAAGAATAGATCAGCTAAAGAGAACTACTGAGGAAGAAACAGAAGAAGCTAagaaaaaa GTGACAGAGTTACAATGCGATCTGTTGGAACTAAGGGACGCGCACGCCAAGCTGCGCACGGCCAACGAGAAACTTCGCCGCGACAAGGAGCGTCACGACCGCGACCGCGACCAGAATAAGATGCTTGTTGTCTCACTCAAACGCGCACAGCAG GAAGACGATAGAGTGATAACGCAACTGTTGGAAACAATCGATGATCTAATGAAGCAGAGTCCAGACCTGTTCCCAAATGAGCCGCCCGTCAAGCCAGAGAAGAGCCTAATGACTCCAACACCGCCGAGACGTAATAGG TCATCGAAATCCCGCTCCCGTTCGGCGACGCCAGAGAACATGGAGGCGCGCGCGGCGAGCGACGCCGCCGCCACGGCCGCGCGGCTGCGGCGCCTCACCGACGAGCTGCGCGCCTCGCGCATCGCCGAGCGCCAGCGCAGGCAGCAGGCTAACCCCAGACG CGCAATGTCTACGGAACCGCGTGACACGCTCTCCGTAACGCCAGCCTCTCGGACGCCTTCCCGCGTGCCATCGCTGAAGAAACGATCCATATCGCTTGAACAAACTACTAAGGAACAG AGCGCAATTTGGAAATCGGTGGACGATAGCAGCGTCTCGTCGATGCAGTCTTTAGATGGCGATTCAGATATGCGTCTGTTCACTATGCAACGCGACGCGAGTCTGGACAG TCGATTATCTGGTGGATCTGCCCAAAGTGACGTTTTGCCTTCggagaagaagaaaaaaaagggGCTCTTCGGCAAACTGAAGAATCTTACCAAATCGCGCTCCATAGACGACCACGTTGACTCAGATGTCGTAGACTTCAGACCTATTGGCACTGTTTCacag GGCTCAGATTCTGATATGAGCGCAGCTGGCAGCAAACGTGATCTGCGCGGCCGACTGTCTGGCATGTTCAGCAGAAAGCAAGTGAGCCGGGGTAATAG CAAAGAGCTGAGTCCAGAGCGGCCGGCCAGCGCTGCCAGCAGTACCGCGGGGGCGAGCGGCACGAAGCCTATATTGCGTAATGCCAGCGCCACCACGCTGCCCGCTAAACTG AATGAATCTCCCAGCTCAAGGGCATCGAGTGTCACGCCCGCCACGAAGAGGAAAGGGAAATAA